In Juglans microcarpa x Juglans regia isolate MS1-56 chromosome 8D, Jm3101_v1.0, whole genome shotgun sequence, the following are encoded in one genomic region:
- the LOC121242100 gene encoding uncharacterized protein LOC121242100 isoform X2 — translation MEERRQFNIQLSKLKGDYEGLRSRFDDYKKVWEDTYVAQDSIAWSLHHVTATAKEQKQQLGELGVQLASANEELVRLRPQVATVSSVRDCAFRYDYEVGMLRLKTNLMANPRTNLSKLDLKQFEPNEVSCWFVDTLERKEMPDTFPCPVPPE, via the coding sequence ATGGAGGAGCGTAGGCAGTTCAACATCCAGTTATCCAAGCTGAAAGGCGATTATGAAGGGCTGCGGTCTAGATTTGATGATTATAAAAAGGTGTGGGAGGATACTTACGTTGCTCAAGACAGCATAGCTTGGAGTTTGCACCATGTGACTGCTACCGCTAAAGAGCAGAAGCAACAGTTGGGGGAGCTGGGAGTGCAGTTAGCTTCAGCTAACGAGGAGCTGGTTCGTTTGCGCCCTCAGGTAGCCACCGTGTCGTCTGTTAGAGATTGTGCCTTCAGGTATGACTACGAGGTTGGTATGCTTCGCTTGAAGACCAACCTGATGGCTAATCCCCGCACCAATCTTTCTAAACTTGATTTGAAGCAATTTGAGCCTAATGAAGTGTCTTGCTGGTTTGTGGACACTTTGGAGCGCAAAGAGATGCCTGACACATTCCCTTGTCCCGTGCCCCCAGAATGA
- the LOC121242100 gene encoding uncharacterized protein LOC121242100 isoform X3, whose product MASTKTTLGRLTIICLIILVIHEGVDELAAWIVGERAELENEVKKRWKFGYYAKKEMTRLKNEKIEMECCLDQVDGHIRHLEFDLEFLRDEVCEVCDELLRAQNIQSQEAVKRRSQLKHWSLWRRSVQGLPLNF is encoded by the exons ATGGCCTCCACTAAGACAACTCTTGGGCGGCTGACCATAATTTGCTTAATTATCTTAGTAATACATGAG GGTGTTGATGAGCTGGCGGCATGGATCGTGGGTGAGCGTGCCGAACTAGAGAATGAGGTCAAGAAGCGGTGGAAATTTGGATACTACGCCAAGAAGGAGATGACTAGACTCAAGaatgaaaagattgaaatggAGTGCTGCTTGGATCAGGTGGACGGGCACATCCGTCACTTGGAGTTTGACCTTGAGTTCCTCCGAGATGAGGTGTGTGAGGTCTGCGATGAACTGCTTCGAGCTCAAAACATCCAA TCACAGGAGGCTGTTAAGCGGCGTTCCCAGCTCAAGCATTGGTCGCTTTGGAGGAGAAGCGTACAGGGCTTGCCTTTAAACTTTTAG
- the LOC121242100 gene encoding uncharacterized protein LOC121242100 isoform X1 — MASTKTTLGRLTIICLIILVIHEGVDELAAWIVGERAELENEVKKRWKFGYYAKKEMTRLKNEKIEMECCLDQVDGHIRHLEFDLEFLRDEVCEVCDELLRAQNIQVRDSLILQQAESERVYVRAQVLRLNKAQAASKQSQEAVKRRSQLKHWSLWRRSVQGLPLNF; from the exons ATGGCCTCCACTAAGACAACTCTTGGGCGGCTGACCATAATTTGCTTAATTATCTTAGTAATACATGAG GGTGTTGATGAGCTGGCGGCATGGATCGTGGGTGAGCGTGCCGAACTAGAGAATGAGGTCAAGAAGCGGTGGAAATTTGGATACTACGCCAAGAAGGAGATGACTAGACTCAAGaatgaaaagattgaaatggAGTGCTGCTTGGATCAGGTGGACGGGCACATCCGTCACTTGGAGTTTGACCTTGAGTTCCTCCGAGATGAGGTGTGTGAGGTCTGCGATGAACTGCTTCGAGCTCAAAACATCCAAGTGCGTGATAGTCTCATCTTGCAGCAGGCAGAGTCTGAGAGGGTATATGTTCGGGCCCAGGTATTAAGATTGAATAAGGCTCAGGCCGCCTCCAAACAGTCACAGGAGGCTGTTAAGCGGCGTTCCCAGCTCAAGCATTGGTCGCTTTGGAGGAGAAGCGTACAGGGCTTGCCTTTAAACTTTTAG